The Fusobacterium sp. DD2 DNA window TTTATCACAGTGAATATTTTCAATAATAGTTCTAATCTCTTTTAAAATTTCCACTGAAGAAGCTTCTTTAAATTTTCCCTCTTTCATAAGATTATATATTTCACAGCCAGGACTGATAATAAGAGTTAAGACACCTAGAAAATCTGGTTTTATTTCACTTACTATTTTTCCACTGTTTATAGCATGATTCCACCAATCTTCCTGTCCATTTATACCTACTATTAAAGTTGCTGACAGTTTAAAACCTGCTTTTTTTATTCTTTTTCCTACTTCTGCCATTCCATTTGAATCAACATCTTTATGTATCTTTCTAAGTGTTTCACTGTCACCACTTTCTATCCCTAAATATACAAGCGATATACCACTATCTCTTATATCCTTTAACTCCTCATCACTTTTTTCAATAATAGATTTTGGCGAAGCATAAACAGATATTCTTTCACACTCAGGAAATACTTCTCTTATATATTTAACTGTTCTTATTAAATGATCTGTTGGAACACTCATGGCGTCTCCATCAGCTATAAAAATCCGTCTCACAAATGAAAGGTTCTCCCTAAAAAGATCAATATCTCTCTTTATCTCTTCAAATGATTTTATATAATATTTCTTTCTTTTATACATAGTACAAAAACTACATTTATTGTGTGAGCAGCCAAACGTAAGCTGTAAGATTAATGAATAAGCTTCAGAAGGCGGTCTGTAAAGTGGCTCTGAATATTCTGGTAGTCTATCATAATTAAACATATACTTAAATCCCCCTGTTAAATTCAATTTATTTCATATACTATCATACAAACCAATAAAAAAATAGCATAAAAAAAGAGCTGTTGCAAACTTGTAAAATATAAAATCCTCTTAGCTATAATTTTTTTTAATGCCAAGTATTTGATTTGTACATATTTAGAAATGCAACAGCCCTCTTAAATAATACTATTTAATTACAGATACCTGAATCTCTTTTCCATCTAAAACTAAAATTCCTTCATCTCTTTTAAAATGGATTTCAGCTTTTTCTGTATCTCCAACTAATCTCATACCTGAGGCACAAATTGCTCTATGCATATCTATTTTCTTATCTCCAACTGTCAATACCCCTGTTTCATATAAATTTGATGATTCAAGAGTTACAACCTGATTATTGTCTTCTCTTTTAAAGCTTACCATATCTTTTTGAACTGGAACTTTTTCCTCAATTTTTACATTATCTTTTTTTTCAATTTCAGCAGATGTACATCCTATAAGTACTCCTAATAATCCCAAAGTTACTAAAAATTTTTTCATAACATTTCCTCCTATACTAAAATAAGCATCTTAATAGGAAGATACAACATTTTTTCACTATTTGCAATACTAAACATTAATTACTTCAATACTTTTTTACATTCCTCTATATATTCTTCTATATCCTCTTCATATTCTTTTTCAGCTTCATTCATTTTTTCGTTTATTACTTCATCTCGAAACTTTTTGAAAGTGTATTTATCTTTTCCAAACTTCCCTTTTATATCCATATGAGAGGTTGAATAGGAATCTCCTTTTTTCTCAACTGGAATGTCAACCTTTGCTCCATTATAATTTAAACTTACTATCTTAGTATTATCATCTATTTTCCCAGTTATACTATATTCAATATTAGAAGCAATCTCCTTAAAACTATCTCCAGTAAGTTTATGAATAAAATAAACACCTACATCCTCAACTGTTTCTAAAGTCCTATCTGAAATCTCTATACAGTTATCTAAGCTCATCTTCTTTGTTGCTTCAATATATTTCCCATTATTATCCCCACATCCAAGCAATGATAAAATCAAGATACAATACATCAGCAATTTTTTCACATAATCCCCCCTTTATTCTTTAATTACATTATAGGCAATATATGAGTCCCTTGTCAATTTTACATGTTAGTAGTTTTTCAATGTTTTTATTTTTTATTCTGCCACATTTCATATAAACCCTTATAACTATTGATAACAGCCATGTTATGCATACACATTTTTAAATTTTTCTTAATATTTTCATAAAAAAAAGGTTGACAGTTATTTTTTTTTATGATAGTAT harbors:
- a CDS encoding radical SAM protein, giving the protein MFNYDRLPEYSEPLYRPPSEAYSLILQLTFGCSHNKCSFCTMYKRKKYYIKSFEEIKRDIDLFRENLSFVRRIFIADGDAMSVPTDHLIRTVKYIREVFPECERISVYASPKSIIEKSDEELKDIRDSGISLVYLGIESGDSETLRKIHKDVDSNGMAEVGKRIKKAGFKLSATLIVGINGQEDWWNHAINSGKIVSEIKPDFLGVLTLIISPGCEIYNLMKEGKFKEASSVEILKEIRTIIENIHCDKEIVFRANHASNYLNLAGTLPYDKEKMLKEIDLVLNGDREIKKKYRRL